Genomic segment of Azospirillum brasilense:
TGGTCAGGATGCCGAATGGCACTGTGGCGAACGGAGGGACGCGGCGCACCTGAATCAGAAAAGCGACCATCAGGAGCGAGCCGATGAAAAGCGCGCCGCTCGGTAACAGCAGCAGGCCGGCCTCGGTGGGCGTGAAGGCGAGGACGGACAGGGCGAACGACGGGATCAGGAACGCACTTCCGAACAGAGCGGCGCCGGCAACGAAGCTGACGATGAAGGCGAAGGAAAAGGCGTCTGATTCGAACAGGGTGACGTCGAGCAGGCCCTGGCCCTTCATCAACGCCTGTTGGCCGAGAAAAACCAGCAGAGCGGCTGCGCCGGTCACGGCCAGCCACAGGATGCGGGGCTCCTCGAACCAGTCCCACCGGCTGCCCTGGCTGAGGACGCAGGTGACGCAGAAGACCGTGACGGCAATCAGGGCGAACCCGATTCCGTCAAAAGGACGGGGGGCGGCCTTGGCGGGCATCGGTCCGTCGGCGACCAGCAGAAGCCCCGCGGCCGCCAGGGCCAGCGGAACGACGCTGAAAAAGATCCAGGTCCAGGATTGGCTGTCGAGCAGCGCCCCCTGAAAGGCCGGGGCGATGGTTGCGGGAGCGACGACGGCCCCCATGGCGAACAGGGCCTGCACGACTGGCTGGCGGGATCGCGGACAGGCGAGGAAAAGCATAGCCTGCCCCCCGACAAGCAGGATGCCGCCGGCGAAGCCCTGGACGGTGCGAAGGGCGACCAGCAGGTCCAGCCGATCGGTCGCGGCGGCCATGCCGCACGCCATGCCCATGGCCAAGGTCGAGCCGACGACCACACCGCGCGGAGGGATGCGGGTCATCAGCCAGGGGGCTGCCATGAAGCCGATGAGCTTGAGCGTGGTGTACCCGATGTCCAGCCAGGCGAACTCGTCGGGGGTCGCGTGGGTGTCGCCCATGATGTCGCCGCGCCCGAGCGACAGCACGGTGCCGGCGATCGCCTCCGTCAGTGTGGCGAGCAGGATGCCGGCGACGAGGAGAATTTCGGCCGCGGCCCCGTCGCGGCCCGGCGTGGCGGTGGGGGCGGTGGTCATTGGTCGCCTCCCTGGGTGATCTCGACACGGGCCGACAGGCCGGGCACGAGGCGGCCGGGCAACGGATTACCGACAAGCCGGATCTTCACCGGCACGCGCTGAACGACGCGAACGAAGTTCCCCGTCGCGTTGTCCGCGGGCAGCAGACTGAAGGCGGACCCGCTGCCGGGCGCAAGGCTGTCGACCACGCCGTCGAGCGTCCCGTCCGGATAACCGTCGACGGAGACGCGGGCGCGTTGGCCGGGCCGGATGTGTTCGAGCTGGGTTTCCTTATAGTTCGCCACCACCCACACATCGTCGACCGGAACGATGTCGAGCAGGGAAGCGCCCGGCGCGACGAGGCGGCCGACGCGGACCTGGCGGTTGCCGACGGCGCCGGCGACCGGCGCGCGCACCACGGTGCTCTCGAGATCGATCTGGGCGAGGTCGCGCGCGGCCTGAGCCTGGGCTACGGCGGCAACGGCCGCGTCGCGTTGCGCGGCAAGGACGGCGATGCGTTGCTGCTGGGCCTCGACCGTCGCCGAGGCGGCCGACAGGCCCGCCTCCGCCTTCAAGCGCGCAGCGTCGCTTTCATCAAGGTGGGCTTGACTGACGGCGTTGCCGCGGATCAATTCACGGCGGCGGTCGTAGGCCTTGGCCGCGAGAGTCATCTCGGCCATGGCCGACCGTCTCTGGGCTTCAGCCTGCCGGATCAGGACGTGCTGTAGCCGGGTCTCCGCATCGACGTTCGTAAGCCGGGCCTGGGCCGCCTCGACATTGGCCACCGCTTGGGCCAGCCGCGCGCGGTAGTCGCGATCGTCGATCCGGAACAGGACGTCGCCGGCTCCGACGGTCTGGTTGTCCTCAACCTCGACGGCCGTGACGTAACCGGCGACCTTCGGGGCGAGCGAGGTCACGTCGCCGCGGACATAGGCGTTGTCGGTCGCCGTCCCGCCGTTTGAACGGGCCCAGTTCCACCCGCCCGCCGCGACCACGACGGCGCCGAGGCACAGCAGCACGCCGACCGTCCTTCTTTTTCTGGGGGGAGCCGCGGCGGCGCCGACCGCGGAGCGTTCGCCAGTGACGTTTGTGCCGGCGACGACGGCCCCCCTGTCCTGGAGCGTGTCCATTCCCTCATTCCTTATCGGGGGTGTCCCAAGCGTCGCCGCCGGTCGCCGCCGCTCCCATCCGCATCGGCTCAGGCCTTGGCAGCCACCGGAAGACGGAAGGGGGCACCCAGCCGGTTGAAGGCGTTCATCGCAGCGATGGCGATGGTGAGATCGACCAGATCCTTCGGCTCGAACGCCGCCGATGCCGCCGCGTAGGCGACGTCGGACGCGTGGGTTTCGCTGACACGGGTCACCTCCTCGGCCCAGGCCAGGGCCGCGCGCTCCGTGTCGGAGAACAGGTGCGGAACCTCCTCCCACACCGGCACCAGCGTGACCTTGTCGATCGACATGGTCTTCCGGAGATCGCGGCTGTGCAGATCGATGCAGTGAGCGCAGCCGTTGATCTGCGAGACCCTGAGGAACACGAGGTGGATGAGCTCCTCGGGCAGGTTGGTGCGCTTCGTGACGTAATGATGGACGCCGAAGAGAGCCTTCGCGCCGTCGGGCGCAACCTCGTACCAAGCCAAGCGTGCCATGTTCTTTGCCTTTCCTGACATCAACTGATTACGGTTCCCGCTGCGCCGGCCCATGGCCGCCGCCGGGTGTTTTCTTAGCCCCTCAGCGCACGGTTTGCCGGCCGAGCCAGTCCTCGAACCGGATGGCGCCGAGGCGGGGGTTCCGGCCGGGGGTCAGCGATTGATCGTTGAGTACGTCGCCGAAGTAGCGCGCGTGGATGTCCGGCACGACCTTGCGCGTGTCGTTCGTCGCCTGCAGGAAGCGCCGGACCAGCTCATCGAGCGGGATCGCCTCCGGACCGGCGACTTCGAGCGTGCCATTGACCGGCGACGCGAGCGCGACCTCGGCGAGGGCCGCCACCACGTCGTCGGAGGCGATCGGCTGGATCAGTGCCGGCGACAGGCGGATTTCCCCGCCGACCGTGGCCGCCTGCGCGATCCCGCCGACGAATTCGAAGAACTGCGTGGCGCGCAGAATGGTGTGGGGAATGCCGGACGCTTTGATGAGGCTTTCCTGGGCGACCTTCGCCCGAAAGTATCCGTTGTCGGGAAGCCGTTCGCTGCCGACAATCGAGAGGGCGAGGTGGTGGCGGACACCGGCGGCCACTTCGGCGGCAAGCAGGTTGCGACCCGAGGTCTCAAAGAAGTCGAGGACGGCCTTGTCCTCCCAGACCGGCGCGTTCGCCACGTCGACGACGACAGCGGCTCCGTCCATCGCCTGGGCCAAGCCCTCGCGGGTGATGGTGTTCACGCCCGTCTTTGGCGAGGCTGCGAGCGCATCGTGGCCGCGCTCGCGGAGGGTCTGCACCAGCTTCGATCCGATGAGGCCGGTGCCTCCGATGACGACGATCT
This window contains:
- a CDS encoding MFS transporter, whose amino-acid sequence is MTTAPTATPGRDGAAAEILLVAGILLATLTEAIAGTVLSLGRGDIMGDTHATPDEFAWLDIGYTTLKLIGFMAAPWLMTRIPPRGVVVGSTLAMGMACGMAAATDRLDLLVALRTVQGFAGGILLVGGQAMLFLACPRSRQPVVQALFAMGAVVAPATIAPAFQGALLDSQSWTWIFFSVVPLALAAAGLLLVADGPMPAKAAPRPFDGIGFALIAVTVFCVTCVLSQGSRWDWFEEPRILWLAVTGAAALLVFLGQQALMKGQGLLDVTLFESDAFSFAFIVSFVAGAALFGSAFLIPSFALSVLAFTPTEAGLLLLPSGALFIGSLLMVAFLIQVRRVPPFATVPFGILTITGAMWMLSGSTAESGADDMMAAILLRGLGLGFLFLSITLIAFGTLDRRSLAAGIGLFNTGRQLGGLMGVAALQTLIDHDISANVAVLGANVTAGGSMPIEWLVSTAATLTAKGLEAAAASRVATSLLGRTVTGQSTVIAFDTAFTAVALLFVIAAPVLVGIKIGLSRRTTGRRARS
- a CDS encoding HlyD family secretion protein, encoding MDTLQDRGAVVAGTNVTGERSAVGAAAAPPRKRRTVGVLLCLGAVVVAAGGWNWARSNGGTATDNAYVRGDVTSLAPKVAGYVTAVEVEDNQTVGAGDVLFRIDDRDYRARLAQAVANVEAAQARLTNVDAETRLQHVLIRQAEAQRRSAMAEMTLAAKAYDRRRELIRGNAVSQAHLDESDAARLKAEAGLSAASATVEAQQQRIAVLAAQRDAAVAAVAQAQAARDLAQIDLESTVVRAPVAGAVGNRQVRVGRLVAPGASLLDIVPVDDVWVVANYKETQLEHIRPGQRARVSVDGYPDGTLDGVVDSLAPGSGSAFSLLPADNATGNFVRVVQRVPVKIRLVGNPLPGRLVPGLSARVEITQGGDQ
- a CDS encoding carboxymuconolactone decarboxylase family protein, with the translated sequence MARLAWYEVAPDGAKALFGVHHYVTKRTNLPEELIHLVFLRVSQINGCAHCIDLHSRDLRKTMSIDKVTLVPVWEEVPHLFSDTERAALAWAEEVTRVSETHASDVAYAAASAAFEPKDLVDLTIAIAAMNAFNRLGAPFRLPVAAKA
- a CDS encoding SDR family oxidoreductase → MKIVVIGGTGLIGSKLVQTLRERGHDALAASPKTGVNTITREGLAQAMDGAAVVVDVANAPVWEDKAVLDFFETSGRNLLAAEVAAGVRHHLALSIVGSERLPDNGYFRAKVAQESLIKASGIPHTILRATQFFEFVGGIAQAATVGGEIRLSPALIQPIASDDVVAALAEVALASPVNGTLEVAGPEAIPLDELVRRFLQATNDTRKVVPDIHARYFGDVLNDQSLTPGRNPRLGAIRFEDWLGRQTVR